A region from the Dromaius novaehollandiae isolate bDroNov1 chromosome 28, bDroNov1.hap1, whole genome shotgun sequence genome encodes:
- the SMARCD1 gene encoding SWI/SNF-related matrix-associated actin-dependent regulator of chromatin subfamily D member 1 encodes MAARAGFQAVTPSGGGGGAAAGAAALGPGTPGGPVRMGPAPGQGLYRSPLPGAAYPRPGMLPGSRLTPQGPSMGPPGYGGSPAVRPGMAQAGLDQARKRPAPQQLQQVQPQAVPNRNHNAKKKKMADKILPQRIRELVPESQAYMDLLAFERKLDQTIMRKRLDIQEALKRPIKQKRKLRIFISNTFNPAKSDAEDGEGTVASWELRVEGRLLEDSALSKYDATKQKRKFSSFFKSLVIELDKDLYGPDNHLVEWHRTATTQETDGFQVKRPGDVNVRCTVLLMLDYQPPQFKLDPRLARLLGIHTQTRPVIIQALWQYIKTHKLQDPHEREYVICDKYLQQIFESQRMKFSEIPQRLHALLMPPEPIIINHVISVDPNDQKKTACYDIDVEVDDTLKTQMNSFLLSTASQQEIAALDNKIHETIETINQLKTQREFMLSFARDPQGFINDWLQSQCRDLKTMTDVVGNPEEERRAEFYFQPWAQEAVCRYFYSKVQQRRQELEQALGIRNT; translated from the exons atggcggcgcgggcgggctTCCAGGCGGTGACtcccagcggcggcggcggcggggccgccgccggggccgccgcgctggggccgggcacgCCGGGCGGGCCGGTGCGCATGGGCCCGGCTCCGGGACAGGGCCTGTACCGCTCGCCGCTGCCGGGGGCCGcctacccg CGCCCCGGGATGCTCCCGGGCAGCCGGCTGACGCCGCAGGGCCCCTCCATGGGGCCGCCGGGCTACGGCGGGAGCCCGGCGGTGCGGCCCGGTATGGCGCAGGCCGGCCTGGACCAGGCCCGCAAGAGGCCGGCgccgcagcagctccagcaggtgCAGCCGCAGGCCGTGCCCAACCGCAACCACAA CGCTAAAAAGAAGAAGATGGCTGATAAAATTCTACCTCAGAGG ATCCGTGAACTTGTACCCGAGTCTCAGGCCTACATGGACTTACTGGCCTTCGAAAGGAAATTGGACCAGACGATCATGCGGAAACGCCTGGATATCCAAGAGGCCTTGAAGCGACCCATTAAG CAAAAGCGAAAGCTACGTATTTTTATCTCCAATACCTTCAATCCAGCCAAGTCAGATGCAGAGGATGGTGAAGGAACAGTTGCCTCCTGGGAGCTCCGGGTGGAAGGAAGGCTGCTGGAAGAC TCTGCTTTGTCTAAATACGATGCcaccaaacagaaaagaaagttctCATCCTTCTTTAAATCTCTGGTCATTGAACTTGATAAAGACCTGTACGGCCCAGACAATCACCTGGTGGAG TGGCACAGGACTGCTACGACTCAGGAGACAGATGGTTTCCAGGTGAAGAGGCCGGGAGATGTAAACGTGCGCTGTACTGTCCTCCTGATGCTCGACTACCAG CCTCCCCAGTTCAAATTGGACCCCCGCTTGGCTCGTCTCCTGGGGATCCACACTCAGACTCGTCCGGTGATCATCCAGGCATTGTGGCAATATATTAAGACCCACAAGCTGCAGGACCCCCATGAGCGGGAGTATGTCATCTGTGACAAATACCTCCAGCAG ATATTTGAATCTCAGCGGATGAAGTTCTCTGAAATCCCACAAAGACTCCATGCATTGCTCATGCCCCCAGAACCGATCATCATTAACCATGTGATCAG TGTTGACCCAAATGACCAGAAGAAAACAGCCTGCTATGACATCGATGTGGAGGTGGATGATACTTTGAAGACTCAGATGAATTCCTTCCTGCTGTCTACAGCCAGTCAACAGGAAATTGCTGCTCTGGATAACAAG ATCCATGAAACAATAGAAACAATTAACCAGCTGAAGACGCAGCGAGAGTTCATGCTGAGCTTTGCCCGAGACCCTCAGGGCTTCATCAATGACTGGCTACAGTCCCAGTGCCGGGATTTGAAG ACAATGACTGACGTTGTTGGGAATCCCGAAGAGGAGCGTAGAGCTGAGTTCTACTTCCAGCCGTGGGCTCAGGAAGCCGTGTGCAGATACTTCTACTCCAAG GTGCAGCAAAGGCGGCAGGAATTGGAGCAGGCCCTGGGAATCCGTAACACATAG
- the GPD1 gene encoding glycerol-3-phosphate dehydrogenase [NAD(+)], cytoplasmic — MGGKKVCIVGSGNWGSAIAKIVGSNAARLGAFETQVSMWVLEEEVGGRRLTDIINTEHENVKYLPGRKLPSNVVAEPDLLKACAGADVLLFVVPHQFIGKVCDQLKGHVKKEAIGMSLIKGVDEGPDGLKLISDIIREKLGIEMSVLMGANIANEVADEKFCETTIGCKNVQHGQVLKELMQTPNFRVSVVPEADAVEICGALKNIVAVGAGFCDGLGFGDNTKAAVIRLGLMEMIDFAKLFCKGPVTHSTFLESCGVADLITTCYGGRNRKVAEAFAKTGKSIEQLEKEMLNGQKLQGPPTSAELHHILKSKNAVEKFPLFTAVYQICYEGKPVADIIKCLQDHPVHM, encoded by the exons aTGGGCGGCAAGAAGGTCTGCATCGTGGGCTCCGGCAACTG GGGCTCGGCCATCGCCAAGATCGTGGGCAGCAACGCGGCGCGGCTGGGCGCCTTCGAGACCCAGGTGAGCATgtgggtgctggaggaggaggtgggcgGCCGGCGGCTCACCGACATCATCAACACGGAGCACGAAAACGTCAAGTACCTGCCGGGGCGCAAGCTGCCCTCCAACGTG GTGGCAGAGCCAGACCTGCTGAAAGCCTGCGCCGGGGCTGACGTCCTCCTGTTCGTGGTGCCCCACCAGTTCATCGGCAAAGTCTGCGACCAGCTCAAGGGCCACGTGAAGAAAGAGGCCATCGGGATGTCGCTCATCAAG GGGGTGGACGAAGGACCAGATGGGCTAAAGCTGATCTCGGACATCATCCGCGAGAAACTGGGCATAGAGATGAGTGTCCTCATGGGGGCCAACATTGCCAACGAAGTGGCAGACGAGAAGTTCTGCGAAACAACCATCG GCTGCAAGAACGTGCAGCACGGGCAGGTCCTGAAGGAGCTGATGCAGACGCCCAACTTCCGGGTCAGCGTGGTGCCCGAAGCGGATGCCGTCGAGATCTGCGGGGCTCTCAAG AACATAGTGGCTGTTGGGGCTGGTTTCTGTGACGGGCTTGGCTTTGGGGACAACACGAAGGCTGCCGTGATCCGTCTGGGGCTGATGGAGATGATCGACTTCGCCAAGCTCTTCTGCAAGGGCCCCGTCACCCACTCCACCTTCCTGGAGAGCTGCGGGGTCGCCGACCTCATCACCACTTGCTACGGCGGCCGCAACCGCAAAGTGGCCGAGGCTTTTGCCAAGACGGGGAAG TCTATTgagcagctggagaaggagaTGTTGAACGGGCAGAAGCTGCAGGGCCCCCCGACGTCTGCTGAGCTGCATCACATCCTCAAAAGCAAGAACGCGGTGGAGAA GTTCCCCCTCTTCACAGCTGTGTATCAGATCTGCTACGAGGGCAAACCTGTTGCTGACATCATCAAGTGTCTCCAGGACCACCCCGTGCACATGTAA